Below is a window of Candidatus Gorgyraea atricola DNA.
GCTTACTGTGGAAGAAATTAATAGAAATACAGGTCTTTCTAAAACAATCGTTCAAGAGAGTTTGGACTTTCTTTTAAGTGCAGGAGTCGTTATAGAAAAAAACGAGCATATCTATAAGATCAATCCAATATTGGAAAATTTAAGCTTAGTAAATAAAACGCAAAGTGTGTTGAAAGATAGCCGAAGACATAACGAAGATAAGCTTAAACAAGATATTAAAAATCTCATACCAATTCAAGAGTTAGTCAAAAGATTAGCACTTCATAAATATCCTGGGGAATACATATATAATACAGAGCTTGCAATTCATGCAGTTAATACTTTAGGAAATCGAAAAGAAAAAGAGGCTATAGGGCCGCTTATTGATCTTTTAGATCAAGCTTTTCGTGGCGAATGGTATTCTCTCGTTATTAGCACTGTAAGGGCCTTGGGCAAAATAGGCGCTAAGGAGGCAAAATATCCATTAGGTAGGCTATTGCAAAATAAACGCCCCGAATACAGAGCAACAGCAAGAGAGGCCCTTTTGCAAATAGACTCTCAGTTTTATTATGACTTACAAAAAAAGACAATATTGTCTGTACTTTCTGCTAAAGAATTAGAGCTTTTAATACAACGTTTGGGAGGAGGAGATTATGATACTCAGGCTTTTGATAGATTACATAGTAAATTAGACAAAGTGTACGCATTTGATACAGTATACGTAGTTGTTAATAAAACAGGTGGGATTAAAGCATGGAAAGAGGCACCAAAAGAAAAGCGCAAAAATCTTGTATCGGAAATTAAAGAAGATTACGATGAGTATGAACATAGCGTTTCCAGAAAGCCTGGCATAAAAATAGCCCTTAGGTCTATTTTTGGAAAAGCAGTTCCTGCAGATATTATAAATAAAAAGAGTAAGGTTCTGCTTCTAGGAATAGGCGAAGGGATAACAGCTAATTTAGCTGTACAACAAGGCATAAAAACTATAGTTGGCCTAGACATCTCAGCTAAAATGCTTAAACTAGCTGAGAACAATCTTGAAAAACTTGAGAAGGATGTAGATATACGTCTAATAGAAGGTGACATGTTTGACATAGGAGAGTTGTTTAAGAATGAAAAATTCCCTATAATCACATTGAGCAATGTGCTCATATTCTATCCATATGATGATAGAAAATATGTATTATCAGAAACGCTAAAATTATTAGAAGAAGGCGGGTATATCGCTATTTGTTATCGAAGCGCGGATGAAGAACATCATGCTAAAAGGAATGAATGCCTAATGCAACCTGAAGATTATGTAGGTCTCCTAAAAGAAGAGTTGGGTTTTGATGATGCTGGTTATTATATTGGGGCTGTGGAGAGAGATGAAGATTCTAGCTCTGATGTTTCTACTGGTCCTAAAGAAGAAACAATATTAAGCCACACTTATATTGTCTGGGGGCGAAAAAAGCTAAAAGGTAAGTTAAAATCAAGAATCGGTTCTCAGCTAATAGGTAATATAAAAAATCTTAAGCGCCACTTATAAAAAGCATCAACCGCTACCCTTCTCATAACCTGTAACAATATCCTGCAATGCCTTAGACGGGTCTTTCACTTTTGTGACTGGTCGGCCGATTACAATATAATCTGCGCCAGACTTAATAGCTTCTTGTGGCGTGGCAGTTCTTTTCTGGTCTTGTTTTGCGCTTCCTTCTGGTCTTATTCCTGGTGTGACGATTAGAAAATCTTTTCCTAATTCTTTTCTGATCTTGGCTGTTTCTTGAGGAGATGCTACGACGCCGTCAAGGCCAGACTGTTTTGCTGATTTAGCGAGATTTAACACTTGAGCTTCTGTGGCGTTAGCTATGCTTGTAAGAACAGTCACGCCTAAAATTCTTGGTCTATCTACTCCTAACTTCTCACTTTCCTCTTCTGCGCCTTCAATAGCTGCCTTCATCATATCGCTGCCGCCTGAGGCATGGACATTAAACATGAATACGCCTAGCCGCGTAACAACTCTTGCAGAATTTTTGACTGTATTGGGAATATCGTGAAACTTTAGGTCTAGGAAGATTTCTTTATCATATTTTTTGATAATATCTATTACCTTTGGCCCGCAGGAATAAAATAACTCCATGCCTACCTTGAAGATACTTACGTGAGGACTAAGGATAGTTAGAAGTCGCTCTGTTTCTTTGATTGTACTCACATCCAACGCTATTATTATTTTTTCTTTGTCCATGCCTCGATTCCTTTTATTATTTTTTCACACACACTTGGGTCTACAAAATTTGCTGTGCCGATCTGAACTGCTTTTGCGCCTGCCAGGAGAAATTCTATCGCGTCTTCTGAAGTCATTATACCACCCATACCTATGACTGGCTTATTAATATTCTTCGCAACCTCCCAAACCATCCTTAGGGCAATTGGCTTTATAGCTGGCCCACTTAAACCACCTGTAATATTGCCAAGCTTTGGCTTTTCTGTCTCAATATCTATTGCCATTGCAAGAAATGTATTCACGAGACTCACTGCATCTGTACCACCCTTACATGCAGCCTTAGCAATCTCCACAATATCAGTAACATTCGGCGAGAGCTTTGTAATCAAAGTCTTATCTGTGACCTTCCTAACGCTTTTAACAACATCATAAGTCGATTCCGGACACTGCGCAACCAACCCTTGTCCCTTGCCTGCCCCGTACGAAATCTTTGATTCTCGTATGGGGTCCCTTGCCTGCCCCGTACGAAATCTTTGATTCTCGCATGGGGTCCCTTGTCCCTTAACATTTGGGCACGATATGTTAAGCTCAATACCATCCACAGCTTCTTCCTTATCAAGTCTCTTTGCTAGCTTTACAAAATCTCCTGATATGCTCACAATAATCGGAACGCCTATCTTTGCTAGATACGGCAATTTCTCGTCGATAAAATTCTCAACGCCCTCGTTCTGTAGGCCTATAGCATTAAGCATACCTGATGCAGTCTCACAAACCCTTGGCATAGGATTGCCATCTCTTGGCTTAAGCGTGATCGTCTTTGTAACAATCGCGCCAAGCTTCTTCAAATCCACCAGCTCTTCAAATTCCTTTGCATACCCAAAGGTACCTGACGCCACCATCACCGGATTCTTTAATTTAAGTTTTCCTATTTTTATTTCCATATCAAATCTTTTGCATCAAACACAGGGCCATCCTTACACACTAACTCACACCCTTGTCCCTTGTCCCTTGTCCCTTGTCCCTTTACTTTAACGGCGCAACCCAAACACACCCCAACCCCGCACGCCATTGTCTCCTCCAATGAAACTTCACACATTAGTTCTTTCTTTCTGCATATAGCAGTAATACTTTTAAGCATTGGCTTAGGTCCGCAAGCATACACCCTTGTCTCTTGTCCCATGTCCCTTGTCCCTAATAACTCTGGCACAAATCCCTTGTGGCCGCAGCTTCCATCATCAGTAGCGATATGGACCTCTGCGCTCAGATCTTTAAAATCCTTTTCGCACAATATTAAATTTTTAGTCCTAGCGCCAATTAATACAGTAGTTTTTATTTTTTTCTTTGCCAATTCTTCAGCGAGAAAAACAAGCGGTGCCACTCCTATGCCCCCGCAGACTAAAATAGCTGATAGCTGAGAGCTGACAGCTGAAGGCAATCCAAAACCATTGCCCAAAGGTCCTAAAACATCAATATGTTCTCCTGGTTTTCTCTCAGATAAAACCTCTGTGCCCTTACCTATTACTTCATATAAAATCTCTAGATCTTTAGCCCGGTGAATGCTAAAAGGTCTTCTGAGTAATGGATCCAGCCCATCACTGCACCGTATCTGCACAAATTGGCCTGGCTTTGCAGTCTTTGCAATATAAGGCGCATCAAGCGTCATCTTGTAATAGCTGTCACTTATCTTCTTATTCGATAAAATTTTAGCCTTTATGTCTTTCATGTCAAAATAAATCCATTTGTTTCTCGGAATTATCCTCTTTCTTCAATATTTCTATCTTACCATATTCTCCGTCAAAACCTGGTAAGATATTTACGTTGCCGTTTCTTACATTTATGATAGCCTTTGCTATTTTTTTCGGGAGCTTAGTTAAGAGTTCATCTTTTCTTACTTCTGTAAGTACTTCAAATTCCGTACCCACTCTCGGGACTATTGCGCTATATTCTTTTTCAACAGCCTTTGAGCCATCACCCACGCCCAGCACATCTGAAATGATCTCAGAAAGTGGTATCATCCTCTTATATGGAACGCTTCCTTTAGGCACAAACCCTTCTGGCCTGTCTGCAAGCGTGTCTACTCTATTCATCACGCCTACTGTCAGTGACTTCCCGCACACAGGACAAGTATTCTTGTTCTTTTTCGTTTCAGAAGGGCTAAATCTTACTTTGCAATTCCTATGGCCATCGTAATGATACTTGCCCTCTTCAGGAAAAAACTCCACTGTGTGCAAAAACTTCTTATTATCCTTTACCTTTAATGCGTCTGTTACAGATTTGTAGGACATCTCTACATCAAAGACATTTGCCTCTCTTCCGATCTTCCGAGGACTGTGTGAATCAGAATTTGAAATAAGATTAAATCTATCGAGCTTACTCCATCTCCAGTTCATCCCAGGATCCGACGATAAACCAGTCTCGAGCGCATAGATATCCTTGGTGTATTCCTCAAAACATTCCTCTATTGAATCAAATCCAGACTTTGAGCCGAATAAACTAAACCATGGCGTCCATATATGGCCAGGCACAAGAAACACGTCTTTACTGACTCCGAAAACAACCTCTGCCAGTTCTTTTGCGTCTATGCCTATAATAGGCCTGCCATCACTGGACAGATTCCCATAGCCAGAGAGTACATCATTTATTTTATCAACTACTTTAAAACTCGGCGCAAAAATAAGATTATGGATCTTACGAACCTTGTCATTTTTAGAATATATGCTCGATATCTCTGCGGTGAGTATAAAATTTACGCCATTATACTCAAAAAACCCATTGCCTGAATCCTTCAGGTGCTTTTTTAATTCCTCAAGCCAGAGATGGTGCGTAAAATCTCCCGTGCCCAGAAGAGATATGCCTTTGTACTTTGCCGTCTCAGAAAGTGTCTTTACCTCCATTTGCGGGCTTGTTGCGCGGCTATATTTAGAATGTATGTGAAAATCAGCTACGAATTTCATACTACCTTTCCCTTGCAAATCGTGTATTCAACTATGCCTTTTAATTTTCTTCCTAAAAATGCGGAATTCTTTGACCTAGACAGAAAATGCTTTTTCTTGACCACCCATTCCTTTTCCGGAGAAACTATAATCACATCTGCTATAGCGCCAACACTCAATGTACCTTTGTCTATACGCAGAATCTTTGAAGGATTACTAGACATCTTCCTAACTAAATCGCTCCAGCTAAGTATCCCCGGAGAAATCAGCTCTTTTATCGCCACTGCAAGCTCTGTCTCTAAACCTATGCTCCCTAACGCTGCATATTCGAACTCAATATCTTTTTCATTCTCTGTATGAGGCGCGTGATCAGAAGCAATCGCATCTATAGCGCCATCCTTCAGTCCTTGTTTTATCGCGCTAACATCTTCTTTGGCCCTTAAAGGAGGATTGATCTTCATATTCGTATTGTAATCTATCAGATCATCTTCGCTCAGACTAAAATAATGAGGCGCAGTCTCTGCGCTCACCTTTATACCTTTTTTCTTTGCCTTTCTTATGATCTCTACTGACTCTTTGCAGCTTACATGCGCAATGTGGACTGCTGCACCTGATTTTTCTGCCAGTTTAATATCCCGCTCTACCCTTTTATGCTCTGATTCGCCAGAGATTCCTCTCATGCCAAGCCTTGTAGCAATAAAACCGCGATTGATCATGCCTCTACCAGAAAGAGACTTATCCTCAGAGTGGCATACCACAAGCATTTTTTCTTTTTTCGAATCCTTAAGCGCCTTTAACATCAATTCACCATCGTCGACAGATAAACCATCATCTGAAATAGCAACTGCACCTGCTTTTTTTAAAGCGGCAATATCGCATAGCTTCTTGCCATTTCGACCCATTGTAATAGCGCCAGCAATAAGTACATTAACATTTGCGGTTTTATTTATTATATTCTTTAAGAGTTCTACATTCTCTGTACTATCTATTGCAGGCGTGGTATTAGGCATTGCAAGAACAGTTGTCACGCCTCCTTTAGCCGCGGCCTTTGTGCCGCTGGCAACAGTCTCTTTGTCCTCTCGGCCAGGTTCTCTTAAATGAACATGCATGTCTACGATTCCTGGCATAACTATCTTGCCCTTTGCGTCAATCGTTTTTTCTGCGTCTACCTTTATAGTATCTGCCACCCTGGATATCTTATCCCCGATTATAAGGACATCCATTACCTTTTCTATTTTATTAACTGGGTCTATCACTAGACCGCCCTTAATTAGTATTTTCATTGCTTTTCTTCTCTCTTGCCTGTGAAAGCCAATATAGTACAGCCATTCTCACTGCTATACCATTAGTGACCTGCTCCAGAATTACAGAATTAAGACCATCTGCTACGTCGCTTGATATCTCGATACCTCTATTTATCGGGCCAGGGTGCATTACAATAATGTCCTTCTTGGCCTTTTTCAATCTCTCTTCTGTTATGCCAAATTTTTTAAAATATTCTATTTGCTTTGGAAATACGCCCTCTTCATCGCGCTCAAACTGCATCCTCAATACATTTACAGCGTCGGCATTCGAAAGCGCCTCGTCTATATTATCAGTGATGCCAACACCCATCTTTTCTATGCCAGGTGGTATCAATATCTTAGGCGCGCACACTGTGACCTTTGCGCCCAGCTTAGTAAGACCCCATATGTTTGAACGCGCTACGCGCGAATGCGCGATGTCCCCGACTATGCTGACTTTTAAACCTTCTATGCGGCCTGATTTCTTTTTCAGGGTAAATATATCCAAAAGACCCTGTGTAGGATGTTCATGCCAGCCATCTCCTGCATTAACAACGCTTATATTCACATGTTTCGCGAGCATGGCTGCCGCGCCTGAGCAATTATGCCTCACCACAATAATATCTGCCTTTAATGCCTCTATATTTTTGCCAGTATCGTTTAGTGTCTCGCCTTTTTTCACGCTCGATGTCTCAGTGGCAATATTTATTACATCAGCTGAGAGCCTTTTGGCAGCGATCTCAAAGGATACCCTTGTCCTTGTAGAAGGTTCGTAGAATAGATTGACTACAGTCTTGCCTCGAAGCGCAGGGACCTTCTTAATAGGCCTATCCAGTATCTCTCTAAAAGAATCCGCAGTATCTAAAAGCAATTCTACATCTTCTTTTGAAAGATATTCCAGGCCCAGAAGATCTTTGTGAGCCCAGTTTGGTTTTTTCTTAGTCTGCCTGGTCATTTTTAATGAGCACTTGACTTACGGAGTCCGTAGGACGACGTAAGTCAATGTGCGAATTAAACCCCACACCCAGCAATGTATTGCTTTAAAGATTCTTTCAGTCTACTCTTTAGAGCAGTCAATGCTTGAGCATGAAGTTTTAATTGTTTTTCTCTATTCCGAGCATCGGTTTCTGATTTATAAGCTTCATAATATATAACTTCAGAAGGATATTTACTGCTGTGTTCTCTATATCGTCTCTCCAAATCATTCGTATAGCCATAATAAAGTTCTTTTGTCCTCTTACTTTTCAAGACATATACAAAATACATTGCTGGGTGTGGGGTCAATTCGGACAGACAGCTTACGAAAATCAATGATTTTCGTAAGCTGTGTCCTCATTGACTTCTATAAAAACACTGTCTTCTTTATCTATCTCTTCCAAGTTTAACTGTACCAGTTCATTTTGCGATGTCGGCAGATTCTTGCCCACATAATCAGCCCTTATGGGAAGCTCCCTATGGCCCCTATCTACAAGAATCGCCAGCTGAATAGTCTTTGGCCTCCCAAAATCTACAAGCGCGTCCAGGGCGCACCTGATGGTCCTGCCCGTATATAAAACATCATCGACTAGGATCACGGCCTTACCTTCTATATCAAAATCTATCTCTGTTTTGTGCATTATCGGCTGCTCAGATACCAGACTTAGATCATCCCTGTAAAGCGTTATATCGAGCGCTCCTACAGGTAAGGTAACGCCATCTATGCGATTGATCGCCTGAGCGATCCTCTCCGCAAGCGCGTACCCTCTTGTCCTAACACCAATGATCACAAGATCTTCTGAGCCTTTATTCCTCTCCAATATCTCATGGCTCATCCTTGTAACCGCACGATCTATCTCTTCTTTTGTCAGAACATTTTTCCTTGCCAACCTAGCCTCCAAAAAAAATACCTTCCCGCTACCTGCCCCGTTCGATAATTACAACATCTTCATTATCGAACGGGGATTATAGCAAGAAGGTCTATGATTTATGCCCTCTAAATTATTCATTTTCTCTTCCCTTTCCAGCCTCTCAGGGCTGATTTAAAGGTGTTTATTATTAAACATATTATACTATTTTTGTATGCTCCTGTCAATCATTTTATCCGTTAAACTCTAGAGATCGCCCATCCGAACTTTTATGGTTTTCAAGTTATCAACAAAATCTAAAACTAAATGAGTTCTATTATACCCCAGCAACTCTATTAGATCTTTGCGTTCAATCTTGAAGTGTTCTGCTGCTCCTGGTCCACCATAAAATCCCCAACGAATTATATTCTCTCCTAATAACCCATGGAAGATAATCTCTTTTCCTGTGTCAAGATTTTTTATCCTGTACTTGCCTCGCAAAGATAACGTCGGCCTCTCATTAAATGCTGAGGCAATCCTGTCAGACTGCTCATGCGATATCTCAAAATTAAAATGAGTATATCTGTCATAAAACCGTACTGGCTTTGCCAACATCCCCCCAGGACCAACCACCCTATCAAGAAGCGCTATCCCATTTACTAACACTCTCCCTAATTTCAAATGACTTAAGTTCTGCTCGTCTATCACTTCTATATTAGCCTTGATTAATTCTTCTTTGAGATCATCATTTTCACCTAAAAAATTCCGGTCCCTATCTCTGCCTGACCTTAGCCGCTCCTGAATCTGTTCAACTGTATCTCCGCCCAACATCAGTACCGTACTTATTGCCGTAGTGGTATTTCTCCCCAAAACAGTGAACTTATTCGAATCTTTATTAAGCGCCACCAAGGCCGTACTCTCCTCTGCAAGATGTATCTCTTCGGGAAATTCTATCCAACGCGGTCTGCCCTCTTCATCTATAACAAAATCCATATTACCTGCATGCAGTTTACATAGCTGTTGCCCCTCATAACTATCATCCTTAATCAACCCCCTTACAATAGTTGAGTTAGTAATAGGGTCTGACATAACACCTGCATGAGGTTTGGCTACGACCAATTCTACGTTATCGTTCTTTTGATTATAAATCAGAAGTACATTATCATCCAAAGTAAGATATACTCCTTCCACAGCTTTCTTTAACACTCTTTTAGCGACCAAGTCCTCTATTTGATGTGATACACTTCGTTCTATGGCATTACTATCCTGCTCGACTTCCTCTGAGACCCAACCTAACTGCCTGCCTACTGAAATTTCATTGCTACCATTTAAGAAAACGAGGCTCCTGTTCTCAGCATCATACCTTAAAGGAACGACTTTCTGCTCATAATCAAATGACCATTTTGTCCAAGCAACCTCCTCTATTTTA
It encodes the following:
- a CDS encoding methyltransferase domain-containing protein, with protein sequence MRKIKKQFHVKIISLAISILFLFTSTASTCPLPSNTLRVPIGNYENIIKKMQSKSKQAKVEIFNLLCANNWLTVEEINRNTGLSKTIVQESLDFLLSAGVVIEKNEHIYKINPILENLSLVNKTQSVLKDSRRHNEDKLKQDIKNLIPIQELVKRLALHKYPGEYIYNTELAIHAVNTLGNRKEKEAIGPLIDLLDQAFRGEWYSLVISTVRALGKIGAKEAKYPLGRLLQNKRPEYRATAREALLQIDSQFYYDLQKKTILSVLSAKELELLIQRLGGGDYDTQAFDRLHSKLDKVYAFDTVYVVVNKTGGIKAWKEAPKEKRKNLVSEIKEDYDEYEHSVSRKPGIKIALRSIFGKAVPADIINKKSKVLLLGIGEGITANLAVQQGIKTIVGLDISAKMLKLAENNLEKLEKDVDIRLIEGDMFDIGELFKNEKFPIITLSNVLIFYPYDDRKYVLSETLKLLEEGGYIAICYRSADEEHHAKRNECLMQPEDYVGLLKEELGFDDAGYYIGAVERDEDSSSDVSTGPKEETILSHTYIVWGRKKLKGKLKSRIGSQLIGNIKNLKRHL
- the pyrF gene encoding orotidine-5'-phosphate decarboxylase codes for the protein MDKEKIIIALDVSTIKETERLLTILSPHVSIFKVGMELFYSCGPKVIDIIKKYDKEIFLDLKFHDIPNTVKNSARVVTRLGVFMFNVHASGGSDMMKAAIEGAEEESEKLGVDRPRILGVTVLTSIANATEAQVLNLAKSAKQSGLDGVVASPQETAKIRKELGKDFLIVTPGIRPEGSAKQDQKRTATPQEAIKSGADYIVIGRPVTKVKDPSKALQDIVTGYEKGSG
- a CDS encoding dihydroorotate dehydrogenase, coding for MEIKIGKLKLKNPVMVASGTFGYAKEFEELVDLKKLGAIVTKTITLKPRDGNPMPRVCETASGMLNAIGLQNEGVENFIDEKLPYLAKIGVPIIVSISGDFVKLAKRLDKEEAVDGIELNISCPNVKGQGTPCENQRFRTGQARDPIRESKISYGAGKGQGLVAQCPESTYDVVKSVRKVTDKTLITKLSPNVTDIVEIAKAACKGGTDAVSLVNTFLAMAIDIETEKPKLGNITGGLSGPAIKPIALRMVWEVAKNINKPVIGMGGIMTSEDAIEFLLAGAKAVQIGTANFVDPSVCEKIIKGIEAWTKKK
- a CDS encoding dihydroorotate dehydrogenase electron transfer subunit, which translates into the protein MKDIKAKILSNKKISDSYYKMTLDAPYIAKTAKPGQFVQIRCSDGLDPLLRRPFSIHRAKDLEILYEVIGKGTEVLSERKPGEHIDVLGPLGNGFGLPSAVSSQLSAILVCGGIGVAPLVFLAEELAKKKIKTTVLIGARTKNLILCEKDFKDLSAEVHIATDDGSCGHKGFVPELLGTRDMGQETRVYACGPKPMLKSITAICRKKELMCEVSLEETMACGVGVCLGCAVKVKGQGTRDKGQGCELVCKDGPVFDAKDLIWK
- a CDS encoding endonuclease Q family protein produces the protein MKFVADFHIHSKYSRATSPQMEVKTLSETAKYKGISLLGTGDFTHHLWLEELKKHLKDSGNGFFEYNGVNFILTAEISSIYSKNDKVRKIHNLIFAPSFKVVDKINDVLSGYGNLSSDGRPIIGIDAKELAEVVFGVSKDVFLVPGHIWTPWFSLFGSKSGFDSIEECFEEYTKDIYALETGLSSDPGMNWRWSKLDRFNLISNSDSHSPRKIGREANVFDVEMSYKSVTDALKVKDNKKFLHTVEFFPEEGKYHYDGHRNCKVRFSPSETKKNKNTCPVCGKSLTVGVMNRVDTLADRPEGFVPKGSVPYKRMIPLSEIISDVLGVGDGSKAVEKEYSAIVPRVGTEFEVLTEVRKDELLTKLPKKIAKAIINVRNGNVNILPGFDGEYGKIEILKKEDNSEKQMDLF
- a CDS encoding dihydroorotase; the protein is MKILIKGGLVIDPVNKIEKVMDVLIIGDKISRVADTIKVDAEKTIDAKGKIVMPGIVDMHVHLREPGREDKETVASGTKAAAKGGVTTVLAMPNTTPAIDSTENVELLKNIINKTANVNVLIAGAITMGRNGKKLCDIAALKKAGAVAISDDGLSVDDGELMLKALKDSKKEKMLVVCHSEDKSLSGRGMINRGFIATRLGMRGISGESEHKRVERDIKLAEKSGAAVHIAHVSCKESVEIIRKAKKKGIKVSAETAPHYFSLSEDDLIDYNTNMKINPPLRAKEDVSAIKQGLKDGAIDAIASDHAPHTENEKDIEFEYAALGSIGLETELAVAIKELISPGILSWSDLVRKMSSNPSKILRIDKGTLSVGAIADVIIVSPEKEWVVKKKHFLSRSKNSAFLGRKLKGIVEYTICKGKVV
- a CDS encoding aspartate carbamoyltransferase catalytic subunit — its product is MTRQTKKKPNWAHKDLLGLEYLSKEDVELLLDTADSFREILDRPIKKVPALRGKTVVNLFYEPSTRTRVSFEIAAKRLSADVINIATETSSVKKGETLNDTGKNIEALKADIIVVRHNCSGAAAMLAKHVNISVVNAGDGWHEHPTQGLLDIFTLKKKSGRIEGLKVSIVGDIAHSRVARSNIWGLTKLGAKVTVCAPKILIPPGIEKMGVGITDNIDEALSNADAVNVLRMQFERDEEGVFPKQIEYFKKFGITEERLKKAKKDIIVMHPGPINRGIEISSDVADGLNSVILEQVTNGIAVRMAVLYWLSQAREKKSNENTN
- a CDS encoding GIY-YIG nuclease family protein, with the protein product MYFVYVLKSKRTKELYYGYTNDLERRYREHSSKYPSEVIYYEAYKSETDARNREKQLKLHAQALTALKSRLKESLKQYIAGCGV
- the pyrR gene encoding bifunctional pyr operon transcriptional regulator/uracil phosphoribosyltransferase PyrR, encoding MARKNVLTKEEIDRAVTRMSHEILERNKGSEDLVIIGVRTRGYALAERIAQAINRIDGVTLPVGALDITLYRDDLSLVSEQPIMHKTEIDFDIEGKAVILVDDVLYTGRTIRCALDALVDFGRPKTIQLAILVDRGHRELPIRADYVGKNLPTSQNELVQLNLEEIDKEDSVFIEVNEDTAYENH